The Planctomycetaceae bacterium genomic sequence TCGCAGGGTGAACAGTCGCGACTGTCGATCGTCCGGGCGCTGGCTGCCAGGGCGGCGGTCCTGTTGTTTGACGAACCGCTGGCCCATGTCGATCCGGCAGGGCGGCCAAAGTACTGGGACGCGATTCGCCGTCATCTCACTGAGAGCCGAATGTCACTTGTGTTTGCAACTCACGAACCGGACACCGTCCTGCGTGAAGCGAGGGAAGTGATTTGTCTGAACGAAGGGCAGGTTGTGTATCAGGGTTCCGTCGCGCAGCTCTACGATTCGCCGCCGAACGAAAATGCCGCGTCGTTTCTGGGGCCGGTCAACTGGTTTGAAGCAGGTGAGTCTTCCGTGTGGCTCAATCAGCGCGAACAAAGAAGTCTTCGGCCGGAACGAATTGCACTTGTGAACGACGACTGCTCGCCGATCGAGGTTGTTGCAAGTCACTTCTGCGGCGCCTGCGCGGAGACGCAACTTCGTCATCCGGAACAGGGAGATCGGACTGTGTTTCATCGACCGGCAAGTGCCGACCTGCAGGCCGGCCGGCACGTGCGGATTGAATTGCGCGGGGAATGACGCGATGAGTAAATCTCAGCCCGGACAGACACCGCATCGTCGCGCATTCGACGAATCCGCGCGGGAAGGCAGCGCCCCGACAGTTCGCCCCGAAGCCGCGTCCCGGATCCACGCGCGAGCACAGGTCAGGAGCAGGTTTGCGCGAAGCTGTGGACGCGCCGCTGTGCTGGCTGTGCTGGTGGCGGCGATCGGGTGCGATTCGGCGACCGATCCCGCCTTTCCGGTCTCCCGCTTTGCAGGCTGGAAGCTGCCGGCGGACGGAAGCCGCATTCCGGCCCCGCGAGCCCTGTATTCCGACGAAAACGACACCGTTTATGCACTGGACGATGCCGGACGCGTGCTGGTGTATTCCGCTCAGGGTCAGGTCATGCAGACGTGGCACATGCCGGACTACGAAATCGGTCGGCCGGAAGGCATCATCAAACTTCTGGACGGCCGCATCGCCGTAGCCGACACACACTACGATCGAGTTGTCTTCTTTCATCCCGATGGTGAAGTCGAATCGATACTCGGCGAACACGGCACGGAGCCCGGTCAGTTCGTGTATCCCGTCGCGGTGGCTCAGGACCCGCAGGGATTCCTGTACGTCGGGGAGTACGGTGACAAACAGCGGATTCAGAAGTTTCGCCCGGACGGATCATTCGTAACGCAGTTCGGCGAACACGGCACCGAACCCGGACAGTTTCAGCGTCCCAGCGGAATTGTGTGGAGCGACGGGACGATCTACGCTGTGGACGCGTTCAACAATCGCGTGCAGGCGTTCAGCGACGACGGAAAGTTTCTGCGGGTCATCGATTTGCCAGACAATTCCGCTCATTTTGAATATCCCTACGATATTCGAGCCACCGGGGACGGGCGGCTGTACGTCATTGAAAACAAGGGCAGTCGATTGACGGTACTGACCAGAGACGGCGAAATGGTGGGACGCTTCGGTCGGCCGAGTCGCGGCGATGACGGCTTTCTGGGACCCTGGAGCCTGACCGTGCTGACCGACGGAAGAATTCTTGTCGCCGATACGGGCAACCATCGGATTGTGGAGCTGACACCGTGAACCGACTTCGGCAAACGCTGCGAAGAATCTTCCCGCCACCGCGGCGTCCGCTGACCTGGAAGTCGGGCATTCCGCTGGCCGTGTTTCTGGTCCTGTTCGCCTCAACCTGCCTGACGCTGTACTTCCGGAACCGAATTGATTTCGTCCGGCCCTGGATGTTTCTTCTGCTGCTGGTCACGCCGTGGATCTGGTGGATGCAGGCAGCAGGCTATTCCGGTCTGCCGCGGTTTCGAGGCGGGCTGGCATCGTTTATCCGACTGTTGATTGCCGGCCTGCTGATCGTCGTCCTTGCCGAACCTAGAGCCGTCCGGACCAGCGACGTGGTTTCGGTTGTGTATGACGTGGATGTGTCCGATTCGGTCAACGAAGCGAAGGATCAGGCGTTGTCCATCGTGGCCGGTTCTGCTGCGGAGCGTCCTCCGAAAGACGAAGCCGGCCTGGTCGTTTTCGGCCGCAATGCCGCCGTCGAATATCCGCCGCGCGAAACGTTTCCGTTCGAGAAATTTATCAATTCGCAGGTCGGCCAGGACGCCACCAATCTGGAACAGTCGCTGGCGCTAAGTTCCGCCATGCTGCCCGAAGAACATACCGGTCGCGTCGTACTAATCAGCGATGGCACCGAGACCGTCGGGCAACTCAAGGATGTCATTGACGACCTGCAGTCACGCAACATCGAAGTGGATGTTGTCCCCATCGAATACGAATTCGACCGCGAAGTCCTGCTGGAACGACTCGACCTGCCGAGGTTCGTGCGGCTGGGCGAAACCTACGACACATCCGTTGTGCTGACGTCGCTGAAACCGGGTTCCGGAACGCTGGTCCTGGAACAGAACGACAAAGTCATCGAACGGATGCCGGTCGAGTTCCAGGCAGGCAAGAACCGCTTTTCCGTTCCGATCCTGGTGGCGGCGCCGGGCTATTACGAGTACCGGGCTCGCATTGAAGTGCCGACCACGGAAGACACTCGCGTCGAGAACAACGAGGTTCAGAACTATCTGTTTATCGAAGGGCCCGGCCGAGTCCTGGTGGTCACCGATCCTCAGGATGATCCGCAGGAATGGCAGTACTTTGTTCAGGCGCTGCAACAGGGCGAACGCGAAGTGGAAGTGAAGACGGCGATCGAGTTCCCGCTGGATCCGCTGTCGCTGATGCCCTACGACGCGATCGTGTTCTGCGACGTGCCGGCCGATACACTGTCGTCGACGCAGATTCAGGCGGTTCACGACGCCGTGCGAAACCTGGGAATCGGATTTCTGATGCTGGGAGGGCCGAACAGCTTCGGACCGGGCGGTTACCAGAATTCGCCCATTGAAGACGCGCTGCCGATTTCGATGGAAATCAGCAAGAAGAAGATCCTTCCCAAAGGCGCGCTGGTCATCATTTTGCACACATGCGAGTTTCCTCAGGGCAATAGCTGGGCCAAGCGAATTACCAAGGAAGCCATCCGCGTTCTTAACGCCGAAGACGAAGTGGGTGCGATCGGCTACGGGAATTCCGGCGAATACTGGATCTTCGAACTGACTCCCGCCAGTGACTACAACAGCCTGGTCACGAAGATCAATGCCGCCCAGATTGGCGACATGCCGAGCTTCGACACGACGATGGAACTCGGTCTGGTGGGGCTGCAAAAGAGCGACGCGGCAACGCGGCACATGATTATCATTTCCGACGGCGATCCTCCCATGCCCCCACCGGCCGTCGTTCAAAAGTTCCGCGATACAGAAACGACGATTTCCACTGTCGCCATCTTTCCCCACGGCCCGCGCGATGCTCAGACGCTGAACGCGATCGCCAGCGCCACGGGAGGCCGATTCTATTATCCGCCGGATCCGGCGCAGTTGCCGTCAATCTTTATCAAGGAAGCCAAGACACTGCGCCGCAGCCAGGTGCAGAAGCGGACATTTACGCCGATTCGCGTCAACGATGACCCGATCATCCGCGGCATTACCGCGACACCACCGCTGCACGGCTATGTGCTGACGTCCGAAAAGGAAGACCCGCGAGCCACCATTCTGCTGGCCGCTCCGCCGAAGGAAGGCGACGCCGTTGCCGACGACAGCGACGTCGATCCGATCCTGGCTGTCTGGCGATATGGCCTGGGAGCCACCGCGGCGTTCACATCGGACATGACCAACGACTGGGGTCGCGACTGGCTGGGCTGGGATCAGTTCCAGCAGATGGTGACTCAACTAATGACGCGTATCAGTCGCGTTCGACGCGAACAGTTTCTGCGAGTCTACACATACACCAACGGCAACGAAGGAGTCATCGTCGTCGAAGATTTCCACCCGGAAGAATCACTGCTGGATGTCACCGTCACCGTCACCGGCCCGGACAATTTCAATGTCTCGAAACCCGTCCGCCAGATTGCTCCCCGACGTTACCAGGTCAGTGTGCCGCTGCACGGGCAGGGGCGTTATCAGGTCCAGGTGGCAGCCGTCGGCGCCGATCGCCGGGAAACCGCATACGGCGGTTTCATCGTTTCGTACTCGCCGGAGTACCTGCGGTTTCGGGCGAACCCGATTGTGCTGCGAGACATCGCAACTCGCACCGGCGGGCGAGAGCTGGAAGCCGACGCTAACGGTGAGGAACTTGCCAAACAGATTTATGGTGACCGGAAACCCAAACGCAGTTCGACTTCCATCTTTGACTGGTTCCTGATGACACTGGCCTGCCTGGTCCCGCTGGATGTGGCCGTGCGACGTGTCCAGGTCGACGTCGGCTGGGTGAAACATCTGTTCCGCAAGGGGAAAAAGGAGTCGACCGAAACAATGGGAGCCCTGCTGCAGCGAACAGAGTCCGTGCGGTCAACGCTCGTCGGACAAAAGGACTCCGATCGTCCCCGGCCGGCAATCTCAGAGCGCCCCGTCGTCCCGCGCCCGGTGCTGCCGAAACCGGTGCAGAAAACAGAAGGGCAGCAGTCATCGAAGCCTCAGGCATCGGAAGCCCCGTCCACTCCCGCGAGCGACGACGGCAGCACGACGTCTCGATTGCTGGCCATGAAGAAGAAGCGTGCGGAGGAAGATAAGGAAGGCTAGAAAATCGTTCCACGGCGCTGCCGCGGAACGCACACTCTGACGCCTCCGCCTCGCGCGCCGAGTGCGATTCAGGTCCCTGAACCCGGAAAACTCTGTCGTATCAACACCTCACGAAAGCCCAACCGTTCATGTCAGCCGCAGCGACCGCCTCGACTGCCGAACTGCAATCGGAAGCCGATCAGTTCCGCCGTGAATTCGAATCCATCCGAAACGCCGTCGGCCAGGTCATCGTCGGCCAGCAGAACGTCGTCGAAGCCACGCTGACGGCAATTCTCTGCGGCGGCAACGTCCTGCTGGAAGGCGTCCCCGGCCTGGGAAAAACGGAACTCGTCAAGGCACTGTCGCAGGTCCTGCATCTGCACTTCAGCCGAATTCAGTTTACTCCCGACCTGATGCCGGCCGACGTCATCGGCACCAACGTGATGACCGCCGACGAAGGCGGAAATTACCGTTTCGAATTTCGCAGAGGACCGATTTTCACTCAGTTGCTGCTGGCCGACGAAATCAATCGGGCCACCCCGAAGACTCAGTCCGCGCTGCTGGAGACCATGCAGGAAGGCACCGTCACAACAGGCGGCAGCACCTATCACATGGAACAGCCGTTCTTTGTGCTGGCGACGCAGAACCCCATCGAACAGGAAGGCACTTTTCCTCTGCCGGAAGCACAGCTTGACCGCTTCATGTTCAAGGTCGTCGTCGATTTCCTGTCACTTGAAGACCTGAACGAAGTCGTTTCGCGGACGATCCTCAGAAAGAAAGTTGAAGTCTCCACGGTCATCGACGGACCCCGGATTCTGCATCTGCGGCAGGTATTGGATCGCGTCGTCGTCAGCGACCCGATGCGAGACTACGCCTGCCGGCTGGTGCTTTCGACTCACCCGAATTCGGACTTCGCTCCGGAACGAGTCAGGCAGTTCCTGCGCTGGGGAGCCAGCCCGCGGGCCGCACAGGCGCTGATCCGCGCGGCTCGCGTCAGGGCGCTCGGCCAGGGGCGGCCGCACGTCGCGTTCGAAGACATCCGGCACTTCGCGTCGGAAGTGCTGCAGCACCGGGCATTACTGAACTATGACGGCCAGGCCGAAAACGTCTCCGTCGCCGACCTGATCGCGGACTGTGTGAAAAACGTGCCGACGGAGGCCTGAACAGACAACCCTCGGTCACAGGCTCCAGCCTGGGACCGCATGTCCTCGAAGCTCTGCTTCGCCGGGTGCCGGTTCGTTATCGAATCTGAAAGTCGAGGGGAAGCAGAGCTTCCCGGATAGAGGTTCCCAGGCCGGAACCCGGGAACCAGAGGCCAGTGTGACCACAACCACGAAATCACAGCTCACAAGCCTGTTCGACAATACGATCCTGAATCGTGTTGAACGAATGAGGCTGAAACCCCGGCGACGGCTGACAAATCGCAGCCGCGGTGAGCATCTGTCGGGCAAGGGCGGCAGCAGCACGGACTTCGCCGACTATCGCGACTACGCGGTCGGCGACGACATGCGCTACGTCGACTGGAACATCTTCGCACGGCTGCATCGCCCGTACATCAAGCAGTTTCAGCACGAAGAAGAACTGCACATCGTGCTGCTGATAGATGCCTCCACATCGATGCTGTTCGACCACAAGCTGCTGCGAGCCCGGCAGCTTGCGGCATCGTTCGGCATCATGGGGCTGCTGGGGATTGAACGAGTCAGCGCCTACGCGATCCATCAGAAGGAAGGTCAACCGTGGCGGCTGCCGCCGGGCACCGGACGAACCCGCATCCGGCAGTTGCTGAGCTTCCTGGAACAGATTGAAGGCGGCGGCAACATTCCCGTCGAACAGGCGATCGACACGATGCTGAAGTTTCACCGCGGACGAGGCGTCGCCATCATTGTCAGCGACTTCCTGACGTTTTCCGATCTGACGCGGTCACTGAATATGCTGTACAGCACGGGACTGGAAGTCTGGGGACTGCAGATTCTGGGCGAATCGGAAATCAGTCCCAGCGTCGAAGGAGACCTGCGTTTCGTCGACAGCGAAACCGGTGACACGCTGGACGTCACCAACGCCGGCGAACTGCTGAGCCTGTATCAAAACCACCGCGAATGGCTGAAGGATTACCTGAATCAGCAGTGCCGTCGTCGCAACGGACGATTTCATTCGATCAGCTCGAATACGCCGCTGGAACTGATCCTGTTTGACCAGCTCGCTCGGCAGGGATGGGTGCAGCGATGAGTTGGCCGGTCTTCACCTTCCCGTTTGGCGCGTGGTTTTTCCTGGCGCTGATTCCGCTGGTGATTTTGTACTTTCTGAAGCTGAAACGGCCCCGGCTGGAGATTCCTTCACTGGCGCTGTGGCAGTCGGTGATCAATGACCAGCGGGTGAATTCGCCGTTTCAGAAATTCCGCCGCAATCTGCTGTTGTTGCTGCAGATGCTGCTGTTGTGCCTGCTGATTCTGGCGCTGATGCAGCCGTTTTTGAGTGCCGGGCCGGAATCGGCCGAGTACCTGCCGATTCTGATCGACTGTTCGGCCAGCATGGCGGCAACCCGGGAAGGCGGCGACGAAACGCGGCTGGATCTGATCAAACAGCAGGTCCAGGAACAGATCGATTCGCTGCGCAGCGATCAGCGGATGGCGCTGTTTTCGTTTTCCACGTCAGGTCGGCGTCTGACGGAATTCACGAACGACCGCCGCCAGTTGACGAAGGCTCTGCAGCAACTGACGCCGTCTCATCTGCCGGCCAAGCTGGATGACGTGCTGCGGATGGCGGCGGCCTACACTCGCACGTTTCCCATCGACACAGTCACCGTAATGACCGACGGCAATCTGAACGATCAGGTGGATTTTGAACTGCCGTTCAAGCTGGATGTCCGCAAGGTGGAACCCGGCGGACCGAACATCGGAATCACAGAACTGAACGCTCGTCGCAGCGGACCGGAAGACTGGGACGTGTTCGTGCGGGTTTCCGGTTCGACCGTCGATGT encodes the following:
- a CDS encoding ATP-binding cassette domain-containing protein; its protein translation is MPIWTLQNLTLHGTDRPRLYDVSVRINEGVTALVGYSGAGKSSLLSILAGMERPDAGTIETGDRTATGEQRSAETFPPDSPNAEPPEHALPLFWAPETGGLWPHLTARQHLEAVHPASPGAEPGSDRGQSLVAVADSIDNLLAEFDLTDRQQAFPEQLSQGEQSRLSIVRALAARAAVLLFDEPLAHVDPAGRPKYWDAIRRHLTESRMSLVFATHEPDTVLREAREVICLNEGQVVYQGSVAQLYDSPPNENAASFLGPVNWFEAGESSVWLNQREQRSLRPERIALVNDDCSPIEVVASHFCGACAETQLRHPEQGDRTVFHRPASADLQAGRHVRIELRGE
- a CDS encoding VWA domain-containing protein codes for the protein MNRLRQTLRRIFPPPRRPLTWKSGIPLAVFLVLFASTCLTLYFRNRIDFVRPWMFLLLLVTPWIWWMQAAGYSGLPRFRGGLASFIRLLIAGLLIVVLAEPRAVRTSDVVSVVYDVDVSDSVNEAKDQALSIVAGSAAERPPKDEAGLVVFGRNAAVEYPPRETFPFEKFINSQVGQDATNLEQSLALSSAMLPEEHTGRVVLISDGTETVGQLKDVIDDLQSRNIEVDVVPIEYEFDREVLLERLDLPRFVRLGETYDTSVVLTSLKPGSGTLVLEQNDKVIERMPVEFQAGKNRFSVPILVAAPGYYEYRARIEVPTTEDTRVENNEVQNYLFIEGPGRVLVVTDPQDDPQEWQYFVQALQQGEREVEVKTAIEFPLDPLSLMPYDAIVFCDVPADTLSSTQIQAVHDAVRNLGIGFLMLGGPNSFGPGGYQNSPIEDALPISMEISKKKILPKGALVIILHTCEFPQGNSWAKRITKEAIRVLNAEDEVGAIGYGNSGEYWIFELTPASDYNSLVTKINAAQIGDMPSFDTTMELGLVGLQKSDAATRHMIIISDGDPPMPPPAVVQKFRDTETTISTVAIFPHGPRDAQTLNAIASATGGRFYYPPDPAQLPSIFIKEAKTLRRSQVQKRTFTPIRVNDDPIIRGITATPPLHGYVLTSEKEDPRATILLAAPPKEGDAVADDSDVDPILAVWRYGLGATAAFTSDMTNDWGRDWLGWDQFQQMVTQLMTRISRVRREQFLRVYTYTNGNEGVIVVEDFHPEESLLDVTVTVTGPDNFNVSKPVRQIAPRRYQVSVPLHGQGRYQVQVAAVGADRRETAYGGFIVSYSPEYLRFRANPIVLRDIATRTGGRELEADANGEELAKQIYGDRKPKRSSTSIFDWFLMTLACLVPLDVAVRRVQVDVGWVKHLFRKGKKESTETMGALLQRTESVRSTLVGQKDSDRPRPAISERPVVPRPVLPKPVQKTEGQQSSKPQASEAPSTPASDDGSTTSRLLAMKKKRAEEDKEG
- a CDS encoding MoxR family ATPase; translation: MSAAATASTAELQSEADQFRREFESIRNAVGQVIVGQQNVVEATLTAILCGGNVLLEGVPGLGKTELVKALSQVLHLHFSRIQFTPDLMPADVIGTNVMTADEGGNYRFEFRRGPIFTQLLLADEINRATPKTQSALLETMQEGTVTTGGSTYHMEQPFFVLATQNPIEQEGTFPLPEAQLDRFMFKVVVDFLSLEDLNEVVSRTILRKKVEVSTVIDGPRILHLRQVLDRVVVSDPMRDYACRLVLSTHPNSDFAPERVRQFLRWGASPRAAQALIRAARVRALGQGRPHVAFEDIRHFASEVLQHRALLNYDGQAENVSVADLIADCVKNVPTEA
- a CDS encoding DUF58 domain-containing protein, encoding MTTTTKSQLTSLFDNTILNRVERMRLKPRRRLTNRSRGEHLSGKGGSSTDFADYRDYAVGDDMRYVDWNIFARLHRPYIKQFQHEEELHIVLLIDASTSMLFDHKLLRARQLAASFGIMGLLGIERVSAYAIHQKEGQPWRLPPGTGRTRIRQLLSFLEQIEGGGNIPVEQAIDTMLKFHRGRGVAIIVSDFLTFSDLTRSLNMLYSTGLEVWGLQILGESEISPSVEGDLRFVDSETGDTLDVTNAGELLSLYQNHREWLKDYLNQQCRRRNGRFHSISSNTPLELILFDQLARQGWVQR